In one window of Paraflavitalea soli DNA:
- a CDS encoding putative toxin-antitoxin system toxin component, PIN family has product MPAKRTKVIIDTNWWISIAISKMRNEIVNRVILNDAFELYASRELDIEVMDMINKPHLRKLFQLHHYFEFLYYYAGSTILFPVTSKVTVCRDPDDNFLLALAKDAGAHFLITGDKDLLCLQQFEQTRIVSLPEFFMLSIA; this is encoded by the coding sequence ATGCCCGCAAAGAGGACAAAAGTAATCATTGATACAAACTGGTGGATTAGCATTGCCATCAGTAAAATGCGCAATGAAATAGTTAACCGTGTCATACTAAATGACGCATTTGAGCTATATGCTTCCAGGGAATTGGACATAGAGGTGATGGACATGATCAATAAGCCGCATCTCAGGAAGCTGTTCCAATTGCATCACTACTTTGAATTTCTATACTACTATGCAGGATCAACCATTCTCTTTCCCGTCACTTCTAAAGTGACGGTTTGCAGAGACCCGGACGATAACTTTTTGTTAGCCCTGGCAAAAGATGCCGGGGCTCATTTTTTAATAACCGGCGACAAAGACCTGCTTTGCCTGCAACAATTTGAACAAACCCGGATCGTAAGTCTTCCAGAATTTTTTATGCTATCGATTGCATGA
- the pyk gene encoding pyruvate kinase: MARDLSKYLHNEMDKEAGIEHITHRTKIVATVGPACDTYEKLLELVKAGVNIFRLNFSHGTHENKAQIISYIKEMNTKEPYNIAILADLQGPKLRVGEIENGALAIEPGDILTFTSKEKVVGTKEKIYVSYPNLHEDVEVGNKILIDDGKLEVVVTEITKGGDVKVRVTYGGTLLPKKGVNLPDTNISLPAMTEKDIADLDFIIGQEVEWVALSFVRKAEDIVDLKRRLAERNSKSKVIAKIEMPSALVDLRNIVVESDGVMVARGDLGVELPVEKVPMAQRDIIRKCIHRAKPVIVATQMMESMIDRVKPNRSEITDVANAVLEGADAVMLSGETATGKHPALVVETMRKIILEVEKTEYRYNREEDLKPQPHSPSFLSDAVCYNACKLANDTTADALIGMTQSGYTAFVLSSYRPKSLLYVFTKEKTLVNQLSLSWGVRAFFYDEEESLDDIIFDQINILKERGFIKPGSVVVNTGSVPVHLHLPTNVLKITKVE, translated from the coding sequence ATGGCAAGAGACCTTTCGAAATATCTGCATAATGAAATGGACAAGGAAGCGGGTATTGAACATATCACGCACCGTACGAAGATTGTGGCTACTGTAGGACCAGCATGCGATACGTATGAAAAATTACTGGAACTGGTAAAAGCCGGGGTTAACATTTTCCGTCTGAACTTTTCCCATGGCACCCATGAAAACAAAGCCCAGATCATTTCCTATATCAAGGAAATGAACACGAAAGAGCCTTACAATATTGCCATCCTGGCCGACCTGCAAGGCCCCAAGCTGCGCGTAGGAGAGATCGAGAACGGCGCCCTGGCCATCGAGCCCGGTGACATCCTCACCTTTACTTCCAAAGAAAAGGTAGTAGGCACCAAAGAAAAGATCTATGTATCCTATCCCAACCTGCACGAAGATGTGGAAGTGGGCAACAAGATATTGATCGATGATGGTAAACTGGAAGTAGTAGTTACCGAGATCACCAAAGGTGGCGATGTAAAAGTAAGGGTAACCTATGGCGGTACCCTGCTGCCTAAGAAAGGTGTGAACCTCCCTGATACCAATATATCCCTGCCCGCTATGACGGAGAAGGATATTGCCGACCTGGACTTCATCATTGGCCAGGAAGTAGAATGGGTAGCCCTTTCCTTTGTACGCAAAGCCGAAGACATTGTAGACCTGAAAAGAAGGCTGGCCGAAAGGAACAGCAAGAGCAAAGTAATTGCGAAAATTGAAATGCCTTCTGCCCTGGTTGACCTGCGCAATATCGTAGTAGAATCCGATGGTGTGATGGTAGCCCGTGGCGACCTCGGTGTAGAGCTGCCGGTAGAAAAAGTACCAATGGCACAACGCGACATCATCCGCAAATGTATCCACCGCGCCAAGCCCGTGATCGTTGCCACCCAGATGATGGAGAGCATGATCGACCGCGTAAAGCCCAACCGCAGTGAGATCACCGACGTAGCCAATGCCGTACTGGAAGGCGCCGATGCGGTGATGCTGAGTGGTGAGACAGCTACCGGCAAACACCCTGCCCTGGTAGTGGAAACCATGCGTAAGATCATCCTGGAAGTGGAGAAAACAGAATACCGCTATAACCGCGAAGAAGACCTGAAACCACAGCCGCACTCCCCTTCTTTCCTGAGTGACGCAGTATGTTACAACGCCTGTAAGCTGGCCAACGATACCACCGCTGATGCCCTGATCGGTATGACGCAGAGCGGCTACACCGCCTTCGTACTAAGCAGCTACCGGCCTAAGTCATTGCTCTATGTGTTTACCAAAGAAAAGACATTGGTAAATCAGTTGAGCTTAAGCTGGGGCGTACGCGCCTTCTTCTATGATGAAGAAGAAAGCCTGGATGATATCATCTTCGACCAGATCAATATCCTGAAAGAACGCGGCTTTATCAAGCCAGGTAGTGTAGTGGTAAATACAGGTAGTGTACCGGTACACCTTCACCTACCTACCAACGTACTAAAGATCACAAAAGTAGAGTAA
- a CDS encoding N(4)-(beta-N-acetylglucosaminyl)-L-asparaginase, which yields MSTRRKFLRSSVAGSAAVLSGQSLLAMQEVPYPVTKGNPIVISTWDFGKAANAEAWKILSAGGRALDAVEAGVKVPEADESNQSVGYGGLPDRDGRVTLDACIMDEQYNCGSVMCLEHIMHPISVARLVMEKTPHVVLVGDGALQFALANGFKKENLLTPASEKAWKEWLKTSKYEPLMNIENKLYNKENDPMPGGINNHDTIGLLAMDTNGQLSGACTTSGMAYKLHGRVGDSPIIGAGLYVDNEVGAATSTGVGEEVIRIVGSHLVVELMRQGHKPEAACKKAVERIISRSPEKAKQVQVGFLAINKKGEFGAYALQPGFTYAVKSGKEETIYKGKSIY from the coding sequence ATGTCAACCAGAAGAAAGTTCTTACGCTCGTCTGTGGCGGGCTCCGCTGCTGTACTATCCGGCCAGTCATTACTAGCCATGCAGGAAGTACCTTACCCTGTAACCAAAGGAAACCCTATTGTCATCTCTACCTGGGATTTTGGAAAAGCCGCCAATGCGGAAGCCTGGAAGATATTGTCTGCCGGCGGTCGTGCACTCGATGCGGTGGAAGCGGGCGTAAAAGTGCCGGAGGCCGATGAAAGCAACCAATCGGTAGGATATGGCGGCCTGCCCGACCGCGATGGACGGGTAACCCTGGATGCCTGCATCATGGATGAGCAATACAATTGCGGTTCGGTAATGTGCCTGGAACATATTATGCACCCCATTTCTGTAGCCAGGCTGGTGATGGAAAAAACACCCCATGTGGTACTGGTAGGCGATGGCGCTTTACAGTTTGCCCTGGCCAATGGATTTAAGAAGGAAAACCTGCTTACCCCTGCTTCCGAAAAAGCCTGGAAAGAATGGCTCAAAACTTCAAAATATGAGCCGTTGATGAATATTGAGAACAAGCTTTACAATAAAGAAAATGATCCGATGCCGGGTGGCATCAATAACCATGATACCATTGGTTTGCTGGCCATGGATACCAACGGCCAGTTGAGCGGCGCTTGTACGACCAGTGGTATGGCTTACAAACTCCATGGCAGGGTAGGGGATTCGCCCATCATTGGCGCCGGTTTGTATGTTGACAATGAGGTAGGCGCAGCGACCTCCACCGGTGTGGGAGAAGAAGTGATCCGCATTGTAGGTTCACACCTGGTGGTAGAACTGATGCGGCAGGGCCACAAGCCGGAAGCGGCCTGCAAAAAAGCAGTGGAACGCATCATCAGCCGTAGCCCGGAAAAAGCAAAGCAGGTGCAGGTGGGTTTCCTGGCCATCAATAAAAAAGGGGAGTTTGGCGCTTATGCCTTACAGCCTGGCTTTACTTATGCTGTGAAGAGCGGAAAAGAAGAAACGATCTATAAAGGGAAGAGCATTTACTAA
- a CDS encoding DUF6624 domain-containing protein, giving the protein MKYPVLLLVTTLLLTGHICQAQNTAAFNKALADSLNTWKDVDQIAANIPSGKYKELSREAWQHYKDSVFGNHKEIMENIFNRYGFPGYDLVGKDGSHHYWLMVQHCDKWPAFQEKVLTAMKKQVDKKNASPSDYAYLTDRVLLNTGRKQIYATQVTYNTDSCQALPRPTQDSLLINVHRKEMGLGSIEEYLNTMSSMHFEMNKTVYEQKGITKAKLYAIKQ; this is encoded by the coding sequence ATGAAGTATCCTGTCCTGCTATTGGTAACAACTTTATTGCTCACCGGGCATATCTGCCAGGCACAAAATACTGCTGCCTTCAATAAAGCCCTGGCCGATTCACTGAATACCTGGAAAGATGTGGACCAGATCGCTGCGAATATCCCCTCGGGCAAATACAAAGAACTATCCAGGGAAGCCTGGCAGCACTACAAAGACAGTGTATTTGGCAACCACAAAGAGATCATGGAAAATATATTCAACAGGTATGGATTTCCCGGGTATGACCTGGTGGGGAAAGATGGTTCCCATCACTACTGGCTGATGGTGCAGCATTGTGATAAATGGCCTGCCTTCCAGGAAAAGGTGTTGACGGCCATGAAAAAACAGGTAGATAAAAAGAATGCCAGTCCTTCGGACTATGCCTACCTCACGGACAGGGTATTGCTGAATACCGGCCGTAAGCAAATATATGCGACACAGGTTACCTATAATACTGACAGTTGTCAGGCCCTGCCAAGACCCACACAAGATAGCTTACTGATCAATGTACACCGGAAGGAAATGGGATTGGGCAGTATTGAAGAATACCTGAATACGATGAGTAGCATGCATTTTGAAATGAACAAAACTGTGTATGAACAAAAAGGCATTACCAAAGCCAAATTATACGCCATCAAACAATAG
- a CDS encoding helix-turn-helix domain-containing protein — protein MNIATFYPQHSILQQHIEYYYFLKADSPDFQTTYYAFPNIAVPLSLHRSATYEIKANYTGVQAIKNGPCAALIQRNFQQPFLVNLQGPIDKVTICFKPCGISSFINQPFGEIAPEDSQAFLAWDQWPAYQRWQNKFFATDDNQERVDVLEEFLLSIYTPFAGQALLDKAIGWLSDFGEQASIEEMAERLGLTTRSFNRLFQKHMSISPVAWKKIARFRHSLKNKLFNAQFKKLTEIGYDSNFYDQAYFIKVYNKLTGSNPTAFFKSVEKLADDHLIFRFVKE, from the coding sequence ATGAACATTGCGACTTTCTATCCCCAACACTCAATACTGCAGCAGCATATTGAGTATTACTATTTCCTGAAAGCCGATTCACCGGATTTCCAAACCACGTATTATGCATTCCCCAATATAGCTGTACCCCTCAGCCTGCACCGGTCGGCCACCTATGAGATCAAAGCAAACTATACAGGCGTACAGGCTATCAAGAACGGACCTTGCGCCGCATTGATCCAAAGAAACTTTCAACAACCTTTCCTGGTGAACCTGCAAGGCCCTATTGATAAGGTAACGATCTGTTTCAAACCATGCGGCATCAGTTCTTTTATTAACCAGCCGTTTGGAGAAATAGCGCCGGAAGACTCTCAGGCATTCCTGGCCTGGGATCAATGGCCGGCTTATCAACGCTGGCAAAACAAGTTTTTTGCCACAGATGATAACCAGGAAAGGGTGGATGTGCTGGAAGAATTCCTGTTGTCCATCTATACCCCCTTTGCCGGGCAGGCGCTGCTGGACAAGGCCATTGGCTGGTTATCTGATTTCGGAGAACAGGCTTCGATAGAAGAAATGGCAGAACGCCTGGGGCTTACTACCCGCTCTTTCAATCGCCTGTTCCAAAAGCATATGAGCATTTCGCCGGTGGCCTGGAAGAAGATTGCCCGCTTCCGGCATTCGTTGAAAAACAAACTGTTCAATGCACAGTTTAAAAAGCTCACAGAGATCGGCTACGACAGTAATTTCTATGATCAGGCCTATTTTATCAAGGTATACAATAAGCTAACGGGCTCCAATCCCACCGCCTTCTTCAAGAGTGTTGAAAAACTGGCCGACGACCACCTTATTTTCCGGTTTGTTAAAGAATAG
- the pfkA gene encoding 6-phosphofructokinase has protein sequence MAKKVTKIGVLTSGGDAPGMNAAVRAVVRTGIYYGLEVYGIMRGYTGMVENDIIPMHSRSVANIIQRGGTILKTARCKEFLQKEGRQKAYNNLKDLGIDGLVIIGGDGSFRGADVFSREFDIPCIGIPGTIDKDIAGTDFTIGFDTAVNTAVESIDKIRDTADAHDRLFIIEVMGRDAGYIALHSGIATGAEHILIPERKTDMEELISSLQEKERRKKLVNMVVVAEGDEFGGGDQVAALVKERLPNVDTRLCILGHIQRGGSPTCLDRLIASRMGYSAVECLLEGRHNVMVGILNNRMQYTLLEKAVKSKQKISDEWMKIVKILAS, from the coding sequence ATGGCAAAAAAGGTGACAAAAATCGGTGTTCTGACTTCCGGGGGCGATGCGCCGGGGATGAATGCCGCTGTTCGTGCCGTTGTAAGAACGGGTATCTATTATGGACTGGAAGTATATGGCATCATGCGCGGTTATACCGGCATGGTGGAAAACGACATTATCCCTATGCATTCCCGTAGTGTGGCCAATATTATTCAACGCGGAGGCACCATCCTGAAAACCGCCCGCTGTAAAGAGTTCCTCCAAAAAGAAGGCCGTCAGAAGGCCTATAATAACCTGAAAGACCTGGGCATCGATGGCCTGGTGATCATTGGCGGCGACGGCTCATTCCGTGGCGCTGATGTATTCAGCCGTGAATTTGACATTCCCTGTATCGGTATCCCCGGTACGATCGATAAAGACATTGCCGGTACCGATTTCACCATTGGATTTGATACAGCGGTCAATACAGCTGTAGAATCCATTGACAAGATACGGGATACCGCCGACGCGCATGACCGCCTTTTCATTATTGAAGTGATGGGACGGGATGCCGGTTATATAGCCCTGCACAGCGGTATTGCCACCGGTGCCGAACATATCCTCATTCCCGAGCGTAAAACGGATATGGAAGAGCTGATCAGCTCACTCCAGGAAAAAGAACGCCGTAAAAAGCTAGTGAACATGGTAGTGGTAGCCGAAGGAGATGAATTTGGCGGCGGCGACCAGGTTGCTGCCCTGGTAAAGGAAAGACTGCCCAATGTAGATACCCGCTTGTGTATCCTGGGACATATCCAGCGCGGTGGATCACCCACCTGCCTCGACAGGCTTATTGCCAGCCGCATGGGCTATTCAGCTGTAGAGTGCCTGCTGGAAGGCCGCCACAACGTAATGGTGGGCATCCTCAACAACCGCATGCAGTATACCCTGCTGGAAAAGGCTGTGAAATCGAAGCAAAAGATCAGTGACGAATGGATGAAGATCGTTAAGATCCTCGCCAGCTAA
- a CDS encoding energy transducer TonB: MNTQKYNWKQVLIAGMFVTGSILTGCESSDYKTRSIENEAPAGDATTMDSTQGNPVDEAMTSRDNVSDKPVTNPGTDAATNPSSVTRKKGTKGRASIRMTSAAPEKNSVAVKDADGIYSRTDVMPMFPGGEAALQKFVEDNIDYPEEAIEQGAEGDIRVAFTVDEKGKVTNVKAIDNNKTEYGMKEEAIAVMNKMPAWTPGTVKGKKVKTRMQLPISFQIIE; this comes from the coding sequence ATGAATACGCAGAAATATAACTGGAAACAAGTGTTAATAGCAGGAATGTTCGTCACAGGAAGTATATTGACCGGATGTGAAAGTAGTGATTATAAAACACGGTCGATAGAAAACGAAGCGCCTGCCGGCGATGCCACTACGATGGATAGTACACAGGGTAATCCGGTGGATGAAGCCATGACCTCCAGGGACAATGTATCGGATAAGCCAGTGACCAATCCTGGTACGGATGCCGCAACAAATCCTTCCTCTGTGACCCGTAAAAAAGGTACAAAGGGCCGTGCATCCATACGTATGACGAGTGCAGCGCCTGAGAAAAATTCAGTAGCTGTGAAAGATGCTGATGGTATCTATTCAAGAACAGATGTAATGCCGATGTTCCCCGGTGGTGAAGCGGCTTTGCAGAAATTTGTAGAAGACAATATTGACTATCCTGAAGAAGCGATTGAACAAGGTGCCGAAGGAGATATCAGGGTTGCCTTTACAGTAGATGAAAAAGGTAAAGTGACCAATGTAAAAGCAATAGATAACAACAAGACTGAATATGGGATGAAAGAAGAAGCGATTGCGGTGATGAATAAAATGCCAGCCTGGACACCCGGAACGGTCAAAGGCAAGAAGGTGAAGACAAGGATGCAATTGCCGATCAGCTTTCAGATCATAGAATAA
- a CDS encoding copper homeostasis protein CutC → MSDIILEVCAFNIQSALIAEKVGAARVELCENPVEGGTTPSHGTIRRTRERINIELYPIIRPRAGSFWYDEDEFAIMKKDILLCKELGCEGISTGVQLQDGPIDTERLKRIVEWAYPMGVTCHRVFDRTPDIFKALEEVIDCGCERILTSGGKSAAPDAIDILAQLVQQANGRIIIMPGAGVRASNIEKLITGTGATEYHTSARVNVPDAVTYQNPAILDSGQVVIANETELRQLLANAQKIKAASE, encoded by the coding sequence ATGTCGGATATCATTCTTGAAGTATGTGCTTTCAACATCCAATCCGCCCTCATTGCAGAAAAAGTAGGAGCGGCCAGGGTGGAGTTGTGTGAGAACCCGGTTGAAGGCGGCACTACGCCTTCTCATGGTACCATCCGGCGCACCCGTGAGCGGATCAATATTGAATTGTACCCTATCATCCGGCCACGTGCAGGCAGTTTCTGGTATGATGAGGATGAGTTTGCCATCATGAAGAAAGACATTCTCCTGTGCAAAGAACTGGGTTGTGAGGGCATTTCCACCGGTGTGCAGCTGCAGGATGGACCAATAGATACAGAAAGACTAAAGCGCATCGTAGAATGGGCTTATCCCATGGGCGTTACCTGCCACCGGGTATTTGATCGTACACCCGATATCTTTAAAGCTTTGGAAGAAGTGATTGATTGTGGTTGTGAGCGGATACTCACCAGTGGCGGCAAAAGCGCTGCGCCCGATGCTATAGATATACTGGCGCAGCTGGTGCAACAGGCCAATGGCCGCATCATCATCATGCCGGGAGCAGGTGTCCGCGCTTCCAATATAGAAAAACTGATCACCGGCACAGGTGCTACAGAATACCATACTTCTGCCAGGGTCAATGTGCCTGATGCGGTTACTTATCAGAATCCTGCTATTCTTGATAGTGGCCAGGTAGTGATTGCCAATGAAACAGAACTGCGGCAATTACTGGCCAATGCACAAAAAATAAAGGCGGCCTCTGAATAG
- a CDS encoding CocE/NonD family hydrolase, producing the protein MRKLLLFLANCLIIFTTHAQLSLQTAQDSAWVRENYTKKELYIPMRDGVKLFTSVYLPKDATEKHPILMTRTPYSCAPYGEQNFRANLWISHFRHYVRENYIIVTQDVRGRWMSEGEFVDVRPFNPDKKTNQDIDEASDTYDAIDWLVKNLPNTNGSVGVMGISYPGFYSTMAALSGHPALKAVSPQAPVTDWFMGDDFHHNGAFMLMDGFSFYAGGFGYPRPKPTTVGPKSALQIPRNDNYETYLRIGALKNFMKLTGDSLQFWKELYAHPNLDAWWKARNPRNFVGNIKPAMLTVGGLFDAEDCFGAWRLYEAIEKKNASTAFNKIVMGPWYHGQWSSLDGTKLGRVQFGANTSHWYQNNIELPFFNYFLKGKGDISKLAEATIFFSGANEWKQYPQWPPANKADQPLYLQPNGKLGWDKPTGKNSFSEYISDPAKPVPYAEDVHFSRTRDYMTDDQRFASRRTDVLTFQTDILTDEVTLGGTLVADLLTSISSTDADFIVKLVDVFPDDFSYPGTAQAGGRDAGGPYPMGGYQMLVRGEVMRGRFRNSFETPEAFKPNKTERVKFELPDVAHTFKKGHRIMIQVQSSWFPLVDRNPQKFVNIYEAEDSDFQKATIRIFHDAANSSNIVLPVLK; encoded by the coding sequence ATGAGAAAACTACTCCTTTTCCTTGCGAATTGCCTTATTATTTTTACTACCCACGCACAACTGAGCCTGCAAACAGCGCAGGACTCCGCCTGGGTCCGGGAAAACTACACCAAAAAGGAATTGTACATTCCTATGCGTGATGGGGTGAAACTGTTCACCTCCGTATATCTTCCCAAAGATGCTACCGAGAAACACCCCATCCTGATGACGCGCACACCTTACTCCTGTGCACCGTACGGAGAACAGAACTTCCGCGCCAATTTATGGATCAGTCATTTCCGGCACTATGTCCGCGAAAACTACATCATTGTTACACAGGATGTACGTGGCCGCTGGATGAGTGAGGGGGAGTTTGTAGATGTGCGTCCCTTCAATCCTGATAAGAAGACCAACCAGGATATCGATGAAGCCAGCGATACCTATGACGCCATCGACTGGCTGGTAAAGAACCTGCCCAATACCAATGGCAGTGTAGGCGTGATGGGCATTTCCTATCCTGGCTTCTACTCTACCATGGCGGCCCTGAGCGGTCACCCGGCGTTGAAAGCAGTAAGTCCCCAGGCGCCGGTTACCGACTGGTTTATGGGCGATGACTTCCACCACAACGGCGCTTTTATGCTGATGGATGGCTTTTCCTTCTATGCCGGTGGCTTTGGTTATCCCCGTCCCAAACCTACTACCGTAGGACCCAAGTCGGCTTTACAGATACCCCGCAATGATAATTATGAGACTTACCTGCGCATTGGCGCCTTGAAGAACTTCATGAAGTTGACGGGCGACAGTTTACAGTTCTGGAAAGAACTGTACGCGCACCCCAACCTGGATGCCTGGTGGAAGGCCCGCAATCCCCGCAACTTTGTAGGCAATATCAAACCCGCCATGCTCACCGTAGGTGGTTTGTTTGATGCGGAAGATTGCTTCGGCGCCTGGCGCCTGTATGAAGCCATTGAGAAAAAGAATGCATCCACCGCTTTCAACAAAATAGTGATGGGGCCCTGGTACCATGGACAGTGGTCTTCGCTGGACGGTACCAAACTGGGCCGGGTACAATTTGGCGCCAATACTTCGCATTGGTACCAGAACAATATAGAGCTGCCCTTCTTTAATTATTTCCTGAAAGGAAAGGGCGATATTTCCAAACTGGCGGAAGCCACCATCTTTTTCAGCGGCGCCAACGAATGGAAGCAATACCCCCAATGGCCGCCGGCCAATAAAGCCGATCAACCGCTCTACCTGCAGCCCAATGGTAAGCTGGGCTGGGACAAGCCCACGGGCAAGAACAGTTTCAGCGAATACATCAGTGATCCTGCCAAACCGGTGCCTTATGCAGAAGATGTACATTTTTCCCGTACCAGGGATTATATGACGGATGATCAGCGCTTTGCTTCTCGCAGAACAGATGTACTGACCTTCCAGACTGATATATTAACAGATGAAGTTACCCTGGGTGGCACGCTGGTGGCCGACCTGCTGACCAGCATTAGCAGCACCGATGCTGATTTCATTGTAAAGCTGGTGGACGTATTTCCGGATGATTTTAGTTATCCAGGTACTGCACAAGCAGGCGGACGTGATGCAGGCGGCCCTTATCCCATGGGCGGCTACCAGATGCTGGTAAGGGGCGAAGTAATGCGCGGCCGTTTCCGCAATAGCTTCGAAACACCCGAAGCCTTCAAACCCAACAAAACAGAACGGGTGAAATTTGAGCTGCCGGATGTGGCCCATACCTTCAAAAAAGGTCACCGCATCATGATCCAGGTTCAAAGCAGCTGGTTTCCGCTGGTGGACCGCAACCCACAGAAATTTGTGAATATCTATGAAGCGGAGGACAGTGATTTTCAGAAAGCGACGATCCGTATTTTCCATGATGCCGCCAACAGCAGCAATATTGTATTGCCGGTACTAAAATAA
- a CDS encoding nuclear transport factor 2 family protein gives MHPHQQLIEKFYTAFNKKDAPGMISCYHEEVTFYDPVFENLNAAEVAAMWTMLCKNAKDFSLEYKNAEAGNEYGSCVWIATYTFSATGRKVTNYVTAHFKFHEGRIIEHMDSFDLWKWSRQALGFKGLLLGWSGFVINKVRKSARSNLQKFMAPK, from the coding sequence ATGCATCCACACCAACAACTCATCGAAAAGTTCTATACTGCCTTTAATAAAAAGGATGCCCCGGGTATGATCAGTTGCTACCATGAGGAAGTGACTTTTTATGATCCTGTATTTGAAAACCTCAATGCGGCCGAAGTGGCTGCCATGTGGACGATGTTGTGCAAAAATGCCAAGGACTTCTCCCTCGAATACAAGAATGCAGAGGCAGGTAATGAGTATGGTAGTTGTGTTTGGATAGCTACCTATACCTTTTCTGCTACCGGCCGCAAGGTCACCAACTACGTTACCGCCCATTTCAAATTTCATGAGGGCCGTATCATCGAGCACATGGATTCCTTCGATCTGTGGAAATGGAGTCGCCAGGCATTGGGTTTCAAGGGCCTGTTGTTGGGTTGGAGTGGTTTTGTGATCAATAAAGTACGCAAGTCGGCCAGGTCAAACCTGCAAAAATTTATGGCCCCCAAATAG